The Anomalospiza imberbis isolate Cuckoo-Finch-1a 21T00152 chromosome Z, ASM3175350v1, whole genome shotgun sequence genomic interval ATCTCTGCAGTGATTGTCTTGCTGCGTCCTGAAACCTCTTCGTAGTCGTCCGACGAGCTCATGCTGGAGTCACACGTCAGGTCACTGTCGCTGGTactgctgtcctgcagcaggtTGTACTTCTTGCGAGCAGCTGCCTCCCGCTTCTGTCTCAGGAGCCGGATCCTCTCTTTGTGCTTTTGGCTCCGGTGACCTTTCACCTTGGCAACTGGGCCGTTCTGCTTATCGCCAGACTGTCGGCTTTTCTTGGCAGATACTGTTGAAGTCTCACTTTCAGACCTGGATCTCCTGGATTTCCTCCCGACCGCAGCCCCAGACACTGCAGAAGGGTCTCCCACCGCGGTGGCTTCAGCTTGGCAGGGTTTGTTGTCCTCTGCAGAAGACAGAGTGTCTGAGTCGGCCAAATGCCCACTGGAGGAAGGGGAAAGCATGCACTGGTTAGAAGAGTCACTCTCATAAACTTGGTCACCTGCTGGCTTGTCGTTCTCTGTAGACGCCAGCTGAGACTCTGAGGAGTCCCGCTTCAGTTCCATCAGCAAGCAAGGCATGGAAGAGAGCACCACAGAGTCCGCTGCAGTGGGCACGCTGTCCTTCTGAGGCTGCGTCTCGAGTTCTGTAGGCCTGTCTTCATCAGGAACAGCCTCTTGCTCTTCAGAAGTCTTTGGTGGAATTTCTGAATCGACAaattcttctgcttttcctacTGCCTCCATCTTCATTGCAGAGCAAGGTCCTTCCAGTCTCAAAGCATTGAGCACGTTGTCTAGGAGGCTGGGTGAGCTAGATGTGGTCTCTAACAATGCAGCAGCCTGCACAGGAACAGAACAGTAGGAAAGAATTACACAAGTAGCTCAGCCTGCTCTTCACACTGTTACCTTAAAAAACTCACTGCTTTTGGTTGCAAACAGACTTGAGTTTACAGAgccccagagtggtttgggatggagggaACCTTAAATCCTCCATCCCACCCTCtgcaatgggcagggacaccttcctctatcccagggtgctcaaagccccatccagcctggccttggacacttccagggatccaggggcagccacagctgctctgggcaccctgtgccagggcctgcccaccctcccagccagcaattcctggttcccaatatcccatctgtgcctgccctctggcagtggcagccactgcctgtgtgctgtccctgcatgccttgtccccagtccctctgcagctctcctggagccccttgaggccctggcaggggctctgagctctccctggagccctcTCTTGTGCAGGTGAACACCTCCtgggctctcccagcctggctttaCAGAAGCGCATCTTATTGCTCAGCATCATGTTGGTTTTCTTAATTTACCTTTCCTAGTGAACTCATCCTGTTACACCAAATTATTCCTTCATTTACACATCCACGAAAAATGGCACTGGAATGGAGTTCCCAGTGGAAACATTCTGCATGGGAACCCTATATACCAAAGACTTATTAAGTAAAGAAGTGCTACTGAATTGTCAGAGGCACAGCTACAGGCTCTGGCTCCAGAGGTGTTAGCTACATGTCACACAGATTGCTCTCACCAGAGCACCACCATGCTGGTGAGTCACACAAGATGTTTTAGGAATATCTAATTCACCATTCAGGAAGTCCTTGATTGTCTCCTGTGCAAGCCCTGGTTATATGAGAACCTCAAGACTGATTTCGTTTCTCTCAAATCTGCCAGGAAAGAAGCATTACATAGTAGGGGCTGCAAGTGAAAAACATTATCTATTCACACCAGTTTTCTACATTTTACTTCAAGttacaatttaataaattttattgCTTCAGTGCAAATAAAAAGACCAAGCTATTCATCTGACTGATAACTTGCACATTATCTACCCAAAACTACCTGAAGCAACTTcaaagaaattttcttggcGAGATCAATAGTTACCATTCTGTCTTCATTATTCACACATTGCCTTTCACCTCAATTTTCTCTTGGAATACAACACAGAATAAAGATCTTTCAATTACCACATTCACTTACAGATGAATGGCATAGAACAAATCCTTTACAGCTTCAGAAGTAcagtaaattttaaatttatggcACTTCAAAAAACAAAGTGCAGGCAAGAAAACGCAGCAGTGAGATCTTATCTGAAAAACTACACTTCTGCAGAGGCGGCCACTCATCACTTGAGCACCCTGAGGAAGCAGGGATGGTTCAGAGAGATTACTCTGTACCCTGAGAATCCTTCTCCGGTTTCCTGATCCATCCCAAGCTGCCTGGAAACATGTAATTTTATACATGTATGTAATACACAATATAAGGGTATTTCCCTGCTTCTGAAAGGAGATGTGCAAAGCTCAGCATTGTCCGGTGTGCCCTAAATCACTCTGAAACTTCATTTTTAGAGAATACTAAAATAGAGTTCATGCTTTCTTCAGGCTAATGAATGATCTACTGTATGGTGCAAGGAAATGGTGAAAATACTCATGGGAAAGAAACACCAGCTAAGGAAAGAAAGGTTGGTTAATATCAGACAtcacaagaaagatggagatgACAAGACCAAGCCTGCTaaacatgagggaaaaaaaagccgcaaacccaaaatcccaaacaataAACTCAGCATATCCCTtccaaaaaccagaaaaaaatgcatattgTGGAATAGAGGAACATGTATATTAGGAAAAGTATTTGTGCATACTTTTGCTGAGTAACCCTCTCTTGAAAGCAACTTTAAAGAAGACTTTCTAGAGACAGTAATTTCATGTAAGCAGTAAACATTGTCaccgtagagcaggacgggaatgagaagactccaagtcgaaggcaagagaatgaactctgatttatttcaaatgcaccgctctatttctcgagaacatcgtgcagactaatttcattggtcttagcgtaaaaacatctcacaccactggtgtgcagtgaatgacacacggtggcagaacatacctacaaacaatgtgaacaacaagatagattagagaattatttacattctttcccaactgtctcccaggctctcgcctggttagaaaaccttctcttttttctctgactgaacaaacacaaaacaacatGCAggagtaatttattttcaaggCTACAGCAGAGCACCAACAAACCCAAATGATGAATACACATGTTCTGAGATATAAAGGCATGTCAGTAAAATCACTATTTGCATGTAATTCACTCACAAAT includes:
- the ARK2N gene encoding protein ARK2N isoform X1, whose protein sequence is MKMEAVGKAEEFVDSEIPPKTSEEQEAVPDEDRPTELETQPQKDSVPTAADSVVLSSMPCLLMELKRDSSESQLASTENDKPAGDQVYESDSSNQCMLSPSSSGHLADSDTLSSAEDNKPCQAEATAVGDPSAVSGAAVGRKSRRSRSESETSTVSAKKSRQSGDKQNGPVAKVKGHRSQKHKERIRLLRQKREAAARKKYNLLQDSSTSDSDLTCDSSMSSSDDYEEVSGRSKTITAEIADGPPVVAHYDISDTNSDPEVVNVDILLTAAVVQGNDNSLGNQDSGSARKTREPLNEMSADTGHLDPDVLEGNKTSSGNAQANEEINIASSDSEVEIVAVQECARCVHPRGGVIQTVSSSKRGSAFGSAQPAQPWTAVSPQQNWSSPPEVVDLTLDEDTRHKYLL
- the ARK2N gene encoding protein ARK2N isoform X2; this translates as MKMEAVGKAEEFVDSEIPPKTSEEQEAVPDEDRPTELETQPQKDSVPTAADSVVLSSMPCLLMELKRDSSESQLASTENDKPAGDQVYESDSSNQCMLSPSSSGHLADSDTLSSAEDNKPCQAEATAVGDPSAVSGAAVGRKSRRSRSESETSTVSAKKSRQSGDKQNGPVAKVKGHRSQKHKERIRLLRQKREAAARKKYNLLQDSSTSDSDLTCDSSMSSSDDYEEVSGRSKTITAEIAAGFSRAGGSGRATREIPGLLDRGTMWDRNCIGSVLEEAMNCFAEMQRQTEEKFRMWIEKLTHLDTDEESKQQLEPREPKIQLVGQRIPPTTQSGPFVQMPDGQVLPQQPFNSYVGYQNADAALEFPVTFNNSFPPVFPENGNMAEPDLNQS